A window of Actinomadura rubteroloni contains these coding sequences:
- a CDS encoding RNA polymerase subunit sigma-70, whose product MSDGATLAREASSGDPAVGLRAVRALRELADRLESLQVANARDHGWSFQEIAVFLGVSRQAVHKKHGSSRRPSRKED is encoded by the coding sequence ATGAGCGATGGAGCGACGCTCGCCCGCGAGGCGAGCAGCGGGGACCCGGCGGTGGGGCTGCGCGCCGTCCGCGCCCTGCGGGAGCTGGCCGACCGGCTGGAATCCTTGCAGGTCGCGAACGCCCGCGACCACGGCTGGTCCTTCCAGGAGATCGCGGTCTTCCTCGGCGTGAGCCGGCAGGCCGTCCACAAGAAGCACGGCAGCAGCCGCCGCCCGTCCCGCAAGGAGGACTGA